In the Sarcophilus harrisii chromosome 3, mSarHar1.11, whole genome shotgun sequence genome, one interval contains:
- the LOC100934250 gene encoding olfactory receptor 2G6-like, which translates to MKQNNSQEGFVLLGFSDKPQLETVLFVFILVFYILNLVGNMIIILVSCLDPKLHTPMYFFLSNLSFVDLSLTTCIAPQLLVTMGEKDKTMSYSGCVVQLYVSMGLGSTECIILAVMAYDRYAAVCRPLHYAVIMHPQLCLSLAAVAWLSGLITSLIQCSLTIQLPRCGHNQLDHICCEVPVLIRLACVDTTFNEAELFVASVVFLVVPVSLILVSYGYIVRAILKIKSATGRRKAFGTCSSHLVVVIIFYGTIIFMYLQPVKSRSKDQGKFVSLFYTVVTPLLNPLIYTLRNKDVKGGLRKLVLGKTLVSDKL; encoded by the coding sequence ATGAAGCAAAACAATTCCCAGGAGGGCTTTGTTCTCTTGGGCTTCTCTGACAAGCCGCAGTTAGAGACTGTGCTCTTTGTGTTTATCTTGGTTTTCTATATCTTAAACCTGGTGGGGAACATGATCATCATATTAGTGTCCTGTCTCGACCCCAAACTGCACACCCCGATGTACTTCTTCCTTTCCAATCTGTCCTTTGTAGACCTCTCCTTGACCACTTGCATTGCCCCACAATTATTGGTCACCATGGGGGAAAAAGATAAGACCATGAGCTACAGTGGTTGTGTGGTCCAACTCTATGTGTCAATGGGTTTGGGGTCCACTGAGTGCATTATTTTAGCTGTCATGGCCTATGACCGCTATGCAGCTGTCTGTCGTCCTCTCCACTATGCAGTCATCATGCATCCTCAACTCTGCCTGTCTCTGGCTGCCGTAGCATGGCTCAGTGGTCTCATTACCTCTCTGATCCAGTGCTCTCTCACTATACAGCTGCCTAGGTGTGGTCATAACCAGCTTGACCACATCTGTTGTGAGGTGCCAGTGCTGATCAGGCTGGCCTGTGTGGATACCACCTTCAATGAGGCTGAGCTTTTTGTAGCCAGTGTGGTCTTCCTTGTGGTACCTGTCTCTCTCATCTTGGTCTCCTATGGTTACATTGTTAGGGCCATATTGAAGATCAAATCTGCAACCGGCCGTCGCAAAGCATTTGGGACTTGTTCTTCTCACTTGGTAGTTGTAATCATCTTCTATGGTACCATCATCTTCATGTATCTACAGCCAGTTAAAAGCAGGTCCAAAGACCAGGGAaagtttgtctctctcttctacACTGTCGTCACACCTCTCTTGAATCCCCTCATTTATACCCTGAGGAACAAGGATGTAAAGGGGGGACTAAGAAAGTTGGTACTAGGGAAGACTCTTGTGTCAGATAAGTTGTGA